In Lolium rigidum isolate FL_2022 chromosome 7, APGP_CSIRO_Lrig_0.1, whole genome shotgun sequence, the DNA window tgaggtaaaacccttacgtcctgcctgtctgttcttgattatgatgacaatgggttacaatggggtgccgaatagtttggctgagatctcgtcgagatggctattgctaaggtgacctagctctaagctttttctggctaagattgctaagattgatcgtgtccctcggcagtccctctcctggcctttatatatgaggctaggtctcaagaggtctcaccgagtacgactaggtttacagtagttttagatccgatctttccttgttcgatcgcttccttgtcttgcccgtcaaggaaccttctggtgcgtcgtcctagtggcccatctcgccttcaagtgtcttcatgggcctccaattaatcaatacaggatagggtaatgtgggttacccgaagggtagtgcccacgtcacatAGTCCAAATACGAATGTAGAGGCGGCATTTGAATAGAATATGGGCCGCTGACTCGTCATGGCAACGACAAAGGGGGTAAATCCTCCCATTAGGCCACCCGCGTCTCTCAAGGCGGTCTGCCGTCCAAACCCGGTTTTGTATGATAAGCCAAGAGAAAAGCTTGCATTTTGGGGGAGCGCAAGCCTTCCAAACGACCATCTCCATGGAAGAGCGGATGGTTCCGGCGAATTGCGCCTTGTACGCCGACAAGCAAGAGTATGCCCCGTTCGCGGTGAGCTTCCAAACAATAGAGTCCGGCACATCGTCTTGGAGAGCGATTTGCGAGTTATGTTGCCAAAGCAAGGTAAATTCTTGGAGGTTTTGGACCGAGAGGCCCGCGAAAATGTCAAGATGTAGGATCCAAGCATCATTGTTGATTGACTTCCGGACGTACCAAGTTTTTCTCTTAGAGATAGCATAGATGGAAGGCGCAATGCACTTCGGGCATAGGCCATCGGCCCAAGGATCGTCCCAAAAGTTAGCCTTATTTCCATCACCAATGGTGACTTTGGTCAACGAACAAAAAATCTCCAAGTCCTCCTTGTTGCAAGGGTTCTCTATTCCAACCCAAGACTTATACGGTGAAGTCCAAGCAAGCCATAGCCAACATAGGCGTAAAGCTCTCGCAAATTTATCCATGTTAAGGATACCCAATCCGTCAAGGTAGGTAGGACGGTAAACCGCGGTCCAATTTACTTTGCACTTTCCACCGGTAGCATTTTCATTGCCCGCCCAAAAGAAACTTCGAATTAGCTTAATGATAGCTTGTAGGGGCTCCACGAGCACCTTGAGGGTTGTAAGAGGGTAGATGGCTTGCGAGGAGAGAACCGATTTGACAAGCACAGCGATATGGTTGTATTGTATCTTAATCAAACAAATCTCGCCCTAAATCGGGGGCAGAAGCACATGGAGCCATGTTTAGTGGACGGCTACACCTTGCATCCGACACTGACAGCAGAACGATAAGCTCTGCATTGGCATATCTGCATGACAATCCTACTGTTGTTGACTACTTGCATCCCACTGTTGTAGTGTTGTTGACCACTTGCAGCAGGATCAGCGTTCCTGGTTACAGCAGAATGATAGTACAAGAGATACCTGTAGAGATGCCGTCGAATCAATTTTTGAAAATCATAAGTGAGAGGAATAAAGCTAAACCGTACCAAACACTAATTAACCTGAACAGTCAATTGCCAATGAGTTTGAGTCTACAGTATTCACATGACCACATGACTGTTACGTGTTATTTTTAATCGTAATCCACTGCTTTGTTAAACAGCATAGTGGTTACATTCAAACAAAATTACATCAGCCAAGACTTCAGGTATTACATAATATAAAACGCTTAAATCTTCTTTGACATCCATTTGCCATCCTTTGTGTCACATTATTTGCATCACGACTGATCAAAATAAACTCGGCCTCCATTTACACAGAGCTCCTTCATTTCACTCACAATATGagagcatgtctaatggaacccTTAAACCCTTATAGCTATAAGGGTCGAGAATTGGCAAAATTGGAGGGGTTGGGGGTGTGAAAAACAGGAGGCATTTAGTGGAACCCTTAAACCCGTAAAAAACGGTTATTTGTACAGGTTGTGGTAGGGGTTGGCCCCTCCAACCCTTAAATGTACAGGTCGGAGCACGGGTTGGGACCTCGACCCTTAATTTTTTTTAcagatttaggggtttaggggttcCACTAAATGGTATTTGAACCCTTAAATCCGTAAAAAAACGGTTGTATACAGATTTAAGGGTTCCATTAGACACCTTCAATGCCAACTTGTTTTGCATCCTGCCATATGTTCGCCATATTGCTACAATCAGTTAGGAAAATAATCCTTTTGATCCCTAGTCTAGCCGCAGCTTCAAGACCTTCTCTACTTGCGAGAATCTTACTCATGAGCGGGTCGACAATAAAAGAATAGTGCCGACAGCCCGTCTCCATGAAAGCTACTGGGTCATTACGTATGACATGACCTAACCTGGCTTCACGAGCCTACAGTTAAGTGACCCGTCCGTGTTCACCGACGGACCCAAACCATCCCTAAGCTCAGGGAGTAGGGACGCGTCCTGGCTTTCGGCTAACGGCGTAACTTATGTTGATGAAAATTTAATGAATCTTTTAACTATAATTTTATGAAAATTTGACTAGGCTTACAGTGTGTCTAGAATTAATAAAAATCTTAGGTCCGCCACCGTCCCTGTTGACCAACACCAGCCCACCGGCTGTCTGGTCAATCTGCACTCGGGCTTCGAAGTTGCTGCTTGAACCGGCGGCATTTCCAGCAAAGCGAGTTGCTCCTCAGGTTTGTATTGTTCCTCCCGATGAACAATATTTCTTCCGACTAGTCCATATGCACTCACCATAAGACTGATAGCTATTGCCACTTGATCTGCCTTCAAAAAAGATCCCAGCAAGGCAACAACAAATCCTGCATCTACGTCGCTGGGTGTAATCTCAGGATTGGGAAACCCAAGTGATCCATGGTCGCTGCCCATAATTGTTTAGCAGGCACGCACTGTAGCAAAGCATGATAAAGGTATTCATCTTGATGACCAAACTATTTACAGATACCATGTTCCATTACGTGCCTCCTTGCCAATACAGAGTAGCTTGGGAGATATCCTTTGAAGAACCCAAGTGCACCTGGGCCAATAATAATATTCGGTGCACGCCAAACAGGAAGGTTAATTCAGCCTCTGGACTAGATGTAGGCATGTAGCGAATCCAGTTCTTCTTACAAAGTGCAATGTTGAATAAGATCACTAAAAACAATCACTTCAAATCATCGTTTAGAACCCCAGCGCAAATGGACATAAGCCAAAGAAAACAATCATAATTGTCATTCAAGACCCGTAGAAGACAACCAGATGAGCAACTCAAGAGTGATCGCAACAGCCCAAAGCAAAGAATACAGTGTAAGGAAACTAATGTTAGCTTAACGAAAATGGATGAGACGCAGGATATCACTCTTCAGAAAGCATCTTTTATTGAACCCTGACGGGAGAAGGAAACAAGCCATCTGACGATGGTGCTTCGTACAAGTTTGGACACAACGGTGATAAGCATACACGCAGAGAGATGGCTGGGCTAGGTTTTGTTGTGTATACTAAGAGCGTGCAAGCGTAACGCCTGCTATTGCTAGCACACGACCAAATATACTCCACTGCAAATATATAGCTGCTTCGCATGCAAGCTTCGATATGGAGCTGGCAGTTGCTCAGAAACCATGAATCTTGATGTGCTCCTTTTTCACAATGCCGGCCTGCGTGGACAAATGAAGACACATGTTAGACATATTCATCCATGTTTGCTAATAGAGATTGGCAGATTGTACTTCTGAACATTAAGGTCAGAAGAATGGTGTTTACCTGGACGAGGAAATTTGAGACGTTCTTCCTCTGGTCACCCTGAAGTTGAATGACCTATATTGCAGAATAAGAGCATTGATCAAGATAACTAGCTTGTAAAATTTACAAAACAAATATGACAAGGGAATAAAAGTTTGGTAGTTTCAACACACCTGACCAAGCTCTGAGTCCTGGACAACAGTACCATTGCAGCAGAACTCTTTCTTCAGATCTTTGAGGATCTTACTGTAGCTGAATTCCTTCTTCAGACCCTGGACAGTGGTCAGACTCTTGCGGCCATTACGCTGCTGGATGCGTACATGAACGTAGTCTTTTGTTCCTGCCGCTGCACCAGCGTCCCCAGCATTCGCCTCAGCAAAGGGATCTGTACGTAGCAGCAAAATAATATGAGTGACATATTCACAAACACTGCAAGCAAATTCAACAATAATTGTAGGTAAGAAAACAACAGGCGTACCAAAGGCAGTTGGGATCTGAACGTCAAGATCAGACATGAAAACTCTTTGTGAGAGGGGCAAAAGCTACACCAAAAACTGCACACGGCAAGAAAGTGAATCATTAGAACATGAACCCTAGAGAAGTGAATGACATAAGTTCTCATTCCTACAATCACGCATTCAATCATTAGAGTATCTTGCATAGAAGTGAACTAGATCTTAACAAACAGTCATACAAGAGCAAGATAGAAACCTTTGATACACAGATAAAGGAGAGGCACATTAATACATTTGGTATATGGCCTGTCTCACAGTTTCGTTTCATGTGTTCTGAGTATGGAGAAACTATAGTTACCATAGCCATATCTAACTAACAACCTTGGTTTTCATTGTCATTCCCTCCATGTAAAGCATGCACTATCCTATATACCACGTTATTTGTTTCTAGCAACCTATCATTTCAATGAACGAGCCCTTGGTTGTATAATTAATCAAGCATATTGTTAGGTTTAAAAGTAGGCCATTGGTTTTAGGCTTGTAGCCTTGTAGGACTAAGATG includes these proteins:
- the LOC124669460 gene encoding protein translation factor SUI1 homolog, yielding MSDLDVQIPTAFDPFAEANAGDAGAAAGTKDYVHVRIQQRNGRKSLTTVQGLKKEFSYSKILKDLKKEFCCNGTVVQDSELGQVIQLQGDQRKNVSNFLVQAGIVKKEHIKIHGF